Below is a window of Malus domestica chromosome 13, GDT2T_hap1 DNA.
ttcattttaatttGGGACCTCTCACAAATTCAGTTTCAGTAAATTACTTCAAGACTCATACGAATGGCTGACACAATTTTCTTTCTTCGTGAGACGTTGCATCGATCACTTCACTACTCACTCCACCCTGGATGCAAGAATGTTGGGGTCAAACACTCAATTTTGCGCAGAGATGCAATTGATTCTGAAATTCTTGAAGTTTTGCGTGGAGGAAGGAGTGAAGCGTTTGATGAAATGACTCGTAAGGTCATCGCTTGTCCGTAATGAAAAAGGATTTTGGTTTCTATCTGTCGACTTTGAGTAGATATTTGGATTCGTAATTCGAATTTGTAACCATATGACGTGGTTATCTGCAAATTTGAGAATTTGCAAACATTTATATAAAAGCTGAGGAAGAACAGACTCATCATCTCATTCACACAATGTTTGAGCTTAGCATGTGGCTCAAGTCACAAATTAAAATCCTCCTCTGTAGTTGAGAATTCATGAATAATACTCCTCACAATCCATGTGACAGGGTTGTATTTTATCAACCCACCGTGCAGGCCAAATAGCATGATTTTTTTACGATACAAAGATGAAAGGCGTGATACGTTTCAACTCATTTCGTTCTGCCTGTCACAATATGAATCTGTTACTATACAAGCAAGTGCGTGACACAAAAGATAGCAGACTAATCGATCCTATATGAAACTGTACTGCAAACCAATTAATAAAATGGCTTTTCAACTTTAGCCTGCATTTTGGTGTGGTCGCCAGGGAATTAAGACGGTTAaatttcactacatagtttTGTTACCAAAACGCTTGGAATGCTGTAAACTAACAAATGCATCAAAAAGCAACATTTCTAAAGTGAaacaaaaaaatcgaaaaaaaggGTCGCGTTACTGTCAATTGGCCAAGTGTGTCCTTGAAGTTGATTCCTTCTAGTAAATTGGAGTAGTTTGCCTACACAATTTGTTAGAAGCAAATTGTAACTGCCTCCACAAGGCAAGCTTGGGCAGTTATAATTCACATTCTCTTCGTTATTAACTGCAAACCGGCAAAGGGCACATCTGGAATTATCAAAATTTCTCTGTTTCCCGCCATTTCTCTCTCAAACCCTCGAGCATGAGATCACCACTACCACCGCTCCTCCGCCCCTCATGGCCATCCTCCTAGCCTTGACGCTCGCCATTCTCGGGGCTGAAGCAGCAGAACCACCGCCGCCGCTACCTAGTTGCGCTGACCAGCTCGTGAGATTCTCTCCGTGCCTGCCGTACGTGTCCTCTCCGCCGAACAACCTCTCCGACTCGCCCCCACCCAAGTGCTGTGACGCGTTCTCGCTGTCGATGGAGTCCGGCGGCGCTCTTTGCCTCTGCTACCTGGTCCAGGATCCTCCCATGCTCGGGTTTCCGTTGAACCGGAGTCGCGTTCTGTCTCTGTCTTCCACTTGCCCTCTCAGAGATATTTCCACAAACACAAGCAGTGCACAATCTTTGGAATCGCTCTGCTCAggttcttgaattttcttgaACATTTTCTTCTGCCCAATTTAGGGTTTTATACCGATTCATAAATTCCCAATCTTTTAACATCTTGACGCCATGAATGCGAACTTTTAAAAAATTTTGTTCTGAAAATTCTGATCGTATGGCTTAACTGCAACAGGATCGCCAGAACTCCCTCCTCTCCGCAGCTCAACAATTTCAGAAGTTTCTCCTCCTGGTAATTAGTCTCAATTACTCCATGATTTTCTTGGATTTTTACCTTCAAAAatgtatttattatttaataatattattaattgtCTTTGAAGTGCATTGAGATTCAAGAGGGATGCTACAGGTTAATCTTGGCTAAttaagaaaaaccctaaaaacccCATTTGCCACTTTTCTAATTTCACTTCTAAAATGCAATGCAGAAACCTTTGATTTtgtaaaaaccctaaaaaaacccattcttattattattttgcaggttcTGAGTCTGTTGACAATGCTTCATCTCCTCTCATGAGCTTAGCACCAGAATCAGCAAACACTACAAGCATTCCACCGGGAAACAGATCGCCGACTCCACCAAGCTCAGTGGTATATCCGGCAAGGGTTTCTGCAGCAGTGAAGCAAATTCACAAAAGGAACGCTTGGTTTCTACCTGCACTACTGAGTTTCCTTGTTTCCATGTTCATCTGACGCTTCCTACATTCATTGAGATTCTAGATGAAAATTCCACCGCCCTTTCGGCCTTTCGCATACTGACTTCATCAGGAAAGCTTGTGTAGTTACCCTGTCACATTGGCATTCACGAAAAATGTACATTCACATATAAATTTCTGCCTAATTTTGAGATGACAACCTGTGATAGTTGAGCAATGAAATGTAATGAAATTCACTAACATGTACGTTTCATCTGCATAACTTATAAAATAAACTTTTGTCTTTCACACAAACACAACGAACTAAATGCAGTCCTACTTGAAACTGGCATCACAAGACACGCTGGAATAGTGCCGTAGATTAATGGCacgtaaaataaaataaaaaagttaaaagGAAATTATAGTTCTGGCGAGCATCCATGAATTCATAGTAtatgaagaaaataaacttCTGCTCCAATTTATATGTTCCAATCAGACCATTCAGCTTCACCAACCCCAGCAGGCTGGGGGACTTCTGTTTGCAAGAATTCTTCCGGCTGCCCATCATCTATAGAGAAAGAtgtatcttcatcatcttcctgTCTCTCAGGGGGACTACAACCCTGATAGGATGAGTTGTCAGCACAACGCCAAAGCAGCTTGTTCCAGTTCCGGTCCTGCCAAAACCAATCAACTGAAATCATAAGAAAACAATCCTAGgattgcacacacacacacacacacaccggtAGGAAGATAATGTCATGTAACCTGCTGTAAGACAAAGGAACATACCTTGGTGATGATGTGCGGGTTACCAATTACAATTAGCAAAGCTTTAGCACGAGTAATAGCCACATTAAACCTTTTTGGGTTGCTCAAAAATCCCAAGCAGTACGTTTTGTCAAACTCATTGTGTTTGATTGTTGATCGGACAGTTGATATTATAATAACTTGCCTCTCCTGTCCCTGGAATTGCTCCACACTTCCAATCTTGATATTAGGCATGCTCTCATTCTCGAAAGCTTTCTTCAGTTTTAGCACTTGCTGCCGATAAGGTGTTATGATCCCAATATCTTCCTCGCTCAAATTCCTTTGTGCAGTCAACCGCTTAGTGATCTCTACTACCTTGCTTGCCTCAGTCCGATTAAACCATGATGGATTACACCCTTCCCTCTCATCA
It encodes the following:
- the LOC103453145 gene encoding non-specific lipid transfer protein GPI-anchored 25, producing MAILLALTLAILGAEAAEPPPPLPSCADQLVRFSPCLPYVSSPPNNLSDSPPPKCCDAFSLSMESGGALCLCYLVQDPPMLGFPLNRSRVLSLSSTCPLRDISTNTSSAQSLESLCSGSPELPPLRSSTISEVSPPGSESVDNASSPLMSLAPESANTTSIPPGNRSPTPPSSVVYPARVSAAVKQIHKRNAWFLPALLSFLVSMFI